A DNA window from Primulina tabacum isolate GXHZ01 chromosome 12, ASM2559414v2, whole genome shotgun sequence contains the following coding sequences:
- the LOC142521225 gene encoding F-box/LRR-repeat protein At4g14103-like produces the protein MANPRSDMESNDRKKMKMIRNEQKVEEKPDLDRLSCLPDSILSHILSFIDTISAIKTSILSKRYRFLWTLSPTLDFKLLRFSPYRFRPCYPHDLFDQKGLNVLSFEAHVNHVLQCREHSSLTMFRLSLHVPAGSEFIRNCIDYAARHKVQHLRIRGYTKRGSVVLPRLLLVSTSLTILHLNNAVCSSIELPKSLSLPNLKILRLKNFEFSDSNYNGEVFSGCPSLETLILNKCWIRPADKLKTLSVNCLNLKNLEIKYWRSPWRCFVEQSICVNAPALDFFKFQGHIAKVKFRDGSPCVNKAWIDLCCPTACTSFDVNGRMASTSESLIDMVRQLWNVKSLSLSLRTIEVMSASPCLRPFMFENLRFLRFTAEEKHGEMTIPIDKVMQLTKSATSDTLVFDGSKEQKYKLKCSKGKPKKAASPVAVSIHVLSFLLESSPCAEFLSIEIPKVQSDEMTG, from the exons ATGGCAAATCCCAGATCGGATATGGAGTCAAACGATCggaagaagatgaagatgatTCGAAATGAACAGAAAGTTGAGGAAAAACCCGATCTTGATAGACTCAGCTGCTTGCCAGACAGCATTCTGAGCCATATACTCTCTTTTATTGACACAATTTCTGCCATTAAGACTTCCATACTCTCCAAACGCTACAGATTTCTGTGGACTCTGTCTCCGACACTTGATTTCAAGCTCTTACGATTCAGCCCTTATCGTTTCAGGCCGTGTTATCCCCATGATCTTTTTGATCAAAAGGGCCTCAATGTCCTTTCTTTTGAGGCACATGTTAACCATGTGTTGCAATGCAGGGAGCACAGTAGTCTCACGATGTTCCGCCTTTCGCTGCATGTGCCGGCGGGGTCGGAGTTCATTAGAAATTGCATTGATTACGCTGCAAGGCACAAGGTGCAGCATCTTCGAATCCGAGGTTACACCAAACGAGGTTCGGTTGTGTTGCCGAGACTGTTGCTCGTTTCCACCTCATTGACAATTTTGCACCTGAATAATGCTGTTTGTTCCAGTATAGAGTTGCCTAAGTCACTTTCCTTGCCCAACTTAAAGATTTTGCGCCTTAAGAATTTTGAATTCTCTGATAGCAATTATAATGGGGAGGTGTTTTCAGGGTGTCCAAGCCTTGAAACTTTGATCTTGAACAAATGTTGGATTAGACCTGCCGATAAACTCAAGACTCTGAGTGTTAATTGCTTGAACCTTAAGAATTTGGAGATAAAGTATTGGAGGAGTCCTTGGAGATGTTTTGTGGAGCAGAGTATCTGTGTGAATGCTCCTGCACTTGATTTCTTTAAGTTTCAGGGTCATATAGCTAAAGTGAAATTCCGGGATGGTTCACCTTGCGTGAACAAAGCATGGATTGACCTCTGCTGTCCCACCGCGTGCACATCATTTGATGTCAATGGAAGGATGGCAAGTACCTCGGAAAGTCTTATAGATATGGTTCGACAGCTTTGGAATGTTAAATCCCTCTCCCTATCGTTGAGGACAATCGAG GTTATGTCTGCAAGTCCTTGTTTGCGACCATTTATGTTCGAGAATTTGAGGTTTCTAAGGTTCACAGCTGAGGAAAAACATGGAGAGATGACCATACCGATCGATAAAGTTATGCAGCTAACAAAGAGTGCCACCTCTGATACTTTGGTGTTTGATGGTTCTAAG gaacaaaaatacaaactcaAGTGTTCGAAGGGCAAACCTAAGAAGGCTGCAAGCCCCGTTGCTGTATCAATACATGTTTTGTCCTTTTTACTTGAAAGCTCTCCTTGTGCAGAGTTTTTAAGTATTGAAATACCAAAG GTTCAATCGGATGAAATGACAGGGTAA
- the LOC142521477 gene encoding F-box/LRR-repeat protein 25-like codes for MEANDRKKMTRNEQKDEEMPDLDRLSCLPDSIMSHILSFLDTISAIKTSMLSKRYRFLWTLSPILDFKLLRFNPYRFSRCYPNDFFDPKGLNVLSFEAHVNHVLQRREHSSLTMFRLSLHVPAGSEFIRNCIDYAARHKVRHLRIRSYTKQGSVVLPRLLLVSPSLTILHLNNAVCSSIELPKSLSLPNLKILRLKNFEFSDSNYNGEVFSGCLSLETLVLNKCWIRPADKLKTLGVNCLNLKNLEIKYWRSPWRCFLEQSISVNAPALDFFKFQGHIAKVKFRDDSPCVNKAWIDICCPTACASFDVNGRMESSSESLIEMIRQLRNVKSLSLSLRTVEVMSVSPCLQPFMFENLRFIRFTAEEKYGEMTIPIVTVMQLTKSATSDTLVFDGSKVLFLSMELVVLKSISLGKISHTVLTYLDMSSFFSHKFLCIPKTC; via the exons ATGGAGGCAAACGATCGGAAGAAGATGACCCGAAATGAACAGAAAGATGAGGAAATGCCCGATCTTGATAGACTCAGCTGCTTACCAGACAGCATTATGAGCCATATACTCTCTTTTCTTGACACAATTTCTGCCATTAAAACTTCCATGCTCTCCAAACGCTACAGATTTCTGTGGACTCTGTCTCCGATTCTTGATTTCAAGCTCTTACGATTCAACCCTTATCGTTTCAGCCGGTGTTATCCCAATGATTTTTTTGATCCAAAGGGCCTCAATGTCCTTTCTTTTGAGGCACATGTTAACCATGTGTTGCAACGCAGGGAGCACAGTAGTCTCACGATGTTCCGCCTTTCTCTGCATGTACCGGCGGGGTCGGAGTTCATTAGAAATTGCATCGATTATGCTGCAAGACACAAGGTACGGCATCTTCGAATCCGTAGTTACACCAAACAAGGTTCCGTTGTGTTGCCGAGACTGTTGCTCGTTTCCCCCTCATTGACAATTTTGCACCTGAATAATGCTGTTTGTTCCAGTATAGAGTTGCCTAAGTCACTTTCCTTGCCCAACTTAAAGATTTTGCGCCTCAAGAATTTCGAATTCTCTGATAGCAATTATAATGGGGAGGTGTTTTCCGGGTGTTTGAGCCTTGAAACTTTGGTCTTGAACAAATGTTGGATTAGGCCTGCGGATAAACTCAAGACCCTGGGTGTTAATTGCTTGAACCTTAAGAATTTGGAGATAAAGTATTGGAGGAGTCCTTGGAGATGTTTTTTGGAGCAGAGTATCTCTGTGAATGCTCCTGCACTTGATTTCTTTAAGTTTCAGGGTCATATAGCCAAAGTGAAATTCCGGGATGATTCACCATGCGTTAACAAAGCATGGATTGACATCTGCTGTCCCACTGCGTGCGCATCATTTGATGTCAATGGAAGGATGGAAAGTAGCTCGGAAAGTCTTATAGAAATGATTCGACAGCTTAGGAATGTTAAATCCCTCTCCCTATCGTTGAGGACAGTCGAG GTTATGTCTGTAAGTCCTTGTTTGCAGCCATTTATGTTCGAGAATTTGAGGTTTATAAGGTTCACAGCTGAGGAAAAATATGGAGAGATGACCATACCAATCGTTACAGTTATGCAGCTAACAAAGAGTGCCACCTCTGATACTTTGGTGTTTGATGGTTCTAAGGTATTGTTTTTGTCCATGGAACTTGTTGTTTTGAAAAGTATATCTTTAGGAAAAATCAGCCATACAGTATTGACTTATCTCGACATGTCAAGTTTCTTTAGTCACAAATTTTTGTGTATTCCGAAAACATGCTGA